In one Limosilactobacillus oris genomic region, the following are encoded:
- the pepT gene encoding peptidase T, translated as MANEQYEGLLDRFLKYVKTETRSNPAATTVPSDPKETVFLKELAGELEGLGLANVHINQQSSYLMATIPSNLDYQVPVLGLIAHVDTADFNAHNVNPQIVENYDGHSPIQLDGDGKYQLTVNEFPALRNYQGNTLITTDGSTLLGADDKSGVAEIITLAAYLMAHPEVKHGEIRIGLGPDEEIGTGADHFDVADFGADIAYTVDGGPLGELEYETFNAAQAEIEIEGKDVHTAVAKGTMVNAIQVAIDLHNSLPAHERAERTAGREGFFHLYKFTGTVDHATMTYIIRDHNRQSFEERKHLLKRIVTGLNTELGADRISMKLYDQYYNLKDALKGHMEVVELAKQAMENLGITPNIYPVRGGTDGSTISYLGLPTPNLFAGGENMHSRFEYVSLQTMERAVDVLLEIIRLNSRQ; from the coding sequence ATGGCAAATGAACAGTACGAAGGTTTACTAGACCGTTTCTTAAAATATGTCAAAACCGAAACCCGTTCCAACCCGGCGGCAACGACGGTTCCGTCTGACCCTAAGGAAACCGTGTTTTTAAAAGAGCTGGCAGGGGAGTTAGAGGGGTTAGGTCTGGCAAACGTGCACATTAACCAGCAAAGTTCGTACCTGATGGCGACGATTCCAAGCAACCTGGATTATCAGGTGCCGGTGCTGGGGCTGATTGCCCATGTCGATACGGCGGATTTTAATGCCCACAACGTTAATCCGCAAATTGTCGAGAACTACGACGGCCATTCGCCGATTCAACTTGACGGGGATGGTAAGTACCAGTTGACGGTTAACGAGTTTCCGGCGCTCCGGAACTACCAGGGGAACACTCTGATTACGACTGACGGTTCAACTCTCCTGGGAGCGGATGATAAGTCAGGGGTTGCGGAAATTATTACACTGGCGGCGTACTTAATGGCCCATCCAGAAGTTAAGCATGGTGAAATCAGGATTGGTCTGGGACCGGATGAAGAAATTGGAACCGGTGCTGATCACTTTGACGTTGCGGACTTCGGGGCTGATATTGCCTACACCGTTGACGGCGGGCCACTTGGTGAGCTGGAGTACGAAACCTTTAATGCGGCGCAGGCGGAGATTGAAATCGAAGGCAAAGATGTTCACACGGCGGTTGCGAAGGGGACGATGGTGAATGCCATCCAAGTTGCCATTGATCTCCATAATAGCCTGCCTGCCCATGAACGGGCCGAGCGGACGGCAGGACGGGAAGGGTTCTTCCACCTATATAAGTTTACCGGTACGGTTGACCATGCCACGATGACCTACATTATTCGCGACCATAACCGGCAAAGTTTTGAGGAACGCAAGCACCTCCTAAAACGAATCGTAACTGGTTTGAACACCGAATTGGGTGCCGACCGTATCAGCATGAAGCTATATGACCAGTATTACAACCTCAAGGACGCCTTAAAGGGACATATGGAAGTGGTTGAACTAGCTAAGCAGGCGATGGAAAACCTGGGGATTACGCCCAACATCTATCCTGTTCGTGGGGGAACGGACGGGTCGACGATTTCCTACCTAGGTTTGCCGACCCCGAACCTCTTTGCTGGTGGCGAAAATATGCACTCCCGCTTTGAATATGTTTCCCTCCAAACGATGGAACGAGCGGTTGATGTCTTGCTTGAGATTATTCGGCTGAACAGTCGACAATAA
- a CDS encoding Nif3-like dinuclear metal center hexameric protein, with amino-acid sequence MINGTTLIQRFERFASPQLAEKWDHVGLQVGDPDQPLRRLMTSLDVRPETVAEAIDQQVDFIFAHHPVMFHPAQNLDTRNPQNQMYADLLAHHITVYAAHTNLDTANGGMNDWLAAKLGLTNCQPLVPAGTDPITGAPVGMGRIGNFNGQMTSREFADYCRRLFGVAGLRLINHPDDGQKEIHRVAVLGGAGQDFYADAVRMGADAYVTGDVSYHFAHDMLANHLTVVDPGHHIEAICEHQLAELFRSWQAENDGWDFEIVENQLNTDPFTFVVDGKENQ; translated from the coding sequence ATGATTAATGGGACGACGTTAATTCAACGTTTTGAACGGTTTGCCAGCCCCCAGCTGGCTGAGAAATGGGATCACGTTGGCTTACAAGTCGGGGACCCGGACCAGCCCCTGCGGCGGTTAATGACCAGCTTAGATGTCCGGCCTGAGACCGTCGCCGAGGCAATTGACCAGCAGGTTGATTTTATTTTTGCCCACCACCCGGTGATGTTTCATCCAGCGCAGAATTTGGATACCAGAAATCCGCAGAATCAGATGTATGCCGACTTGCTTGCTCATCACATTACGGTTTATGCTGCCCATACCAACCTTGACACCGCCAATGGAGGGATGAATGACTGGCTTGCCGCCAAACTGGGTTTGACTAACTGCCAGCCATTGGTTCCAGCGGGAACGGATCCCATCACTGGCGCTCCCGTTGGGATGGGGCGGATTGGTAACTTCAACGGTCAAATGACATCCCGGGAGTTTGCTGATTACTGCCGCCGGTTATTTGGCGTGGCGGGCCTGCGCTTGATTAACCACCCTGATGATGGCCAAAAAGAAATTCACCGGGTAGCCGTTTTGGGCGGTGCCGGTCAGGACTTTTATGCCGACGCCGTTCGAATGGGCGCGGATGCTTACGTGACTGGGGATGTTAGTTACCATTTCGCCCATGATATGCTTGCCAACCACCTGACCGTGGTGGATCCGGGCCACCATATTGAGGCGATTTGTGAACACCAGCTGGCGGAGCTTTTTAGAAGCTGGCAAGCGGAGAACGACGGCTGGGATTTTGAGATTGTCGAAAACCAGCTCAATACGGATCCCTTTACTTTTGTAGTTGATGGAAAGGAAAATCAATAA
- a CDS encoding DUF2929 family protein: MNLLSKNIVAAIWGLILAEVLAYITSQLEGMTPDYTAVAVIGAVMALIAVNAVNAITGKADPAKQEK, from the coding sequence ATGAATCTGCTATCTAAAAACATTGTTGCTGCAATCTGGGGACTAATTCTGGCCGAGGTATTAGCCTACATTACCTCCCAGTTGGAAGGAATGACTCCCGACTATACGGCAGTTGCCGTCATTGGTGCCGTCATGGCCTTGATTGCAGTTAATGCTGTCAACGCTATTACCGGCAAGGCCGATCCGGCTAAACAGGAAAAGTAA